The DNA region GACGGTTGTGGGTTGCCCGAATCTGATGTTAAGCGCTACACCAAATCGATTCTCAAGGGGCTTTGTCACATTCATGACTGCGGTTATGTGCACTGCGATTTAAAGCCTGCGAATGTTTTACTTGTGCCAACTGTTTGTAATTGTGTGGCAAAGATCGGGGATTTCGGGTTGGCAAAGAGGTCGGCACAGAGTAAGCAGAGGAGGATCGATCGCTTGAGAGGCACTCCGCTGTATTTGGCACCTGAAACGGTGATTGAGAGCGTACAGGAGCTTCCCTCTGATATTTGGGCTCTGGGATGTGTTGTGTGCGAGATGCTTACTGCGAAATCCCCTTGGGAAAGGGCAGAGGAGTTGAAAACAGAGGATCTTTTGCGTTTGATTGGTGATCAGCGTGAGTTGCCTAAAATCCCGTGTGGCATCTCTGATGAAGCAAGGGGTTTCTTGAAGGCATGTCTTGTGAGGAAACCCATGTGCAGATTCACGGCTGAGATGCTTATGGATCATGCATTTCTCGCTGGTGTACGCGAACTGGATGATGAAGAACTACTTGATGCTGCTTCTACCGACTCTGATCAGATTAGTgattgttcttcttcttctccttcggCTGATTGGAGCTTGGTATCTGACGATGACAATGTTGATTCGGCTTTTTGCTCTTGGCCGAAAGAAGTTGAAGATGTGCAAGTGCAATTCATTGGGAGATCAGATGAAAAAGTTTCTCTTTTAGGCTCCCTTTGTTGTTCTTGGCcggaagaagttgaagaagatgTGCAAGTGCAATTCATTGGGAAATCAGatgaaaaaatttctcttttagGCTCTTTGAACTGCCTCACTCCAACCCTGCCTATTGGTGTATAGCAGTGACTACAAAAGAAAGTTCAGTTTTTGTAGATAAgataaaaatgcatattttgtAGGCTCTTTTATGTATCAACTTTTTAATTGTACATGCATTGTTACAGTTTCCTTTTATATAAATGAGAGTTACTTTCTACACTTTACATATGATCAATGGAGTATTTACGAAGTTTCATTTCTCGATTATCTTTATTCtttgaggagagagagagagagagagagattgaaagGCATAGATAGAGATGTTTAATAGGGATGGCCATGGCCAGAGAATCACCAAGGGGAAGAATTATACGGGACCCcattacaaaatcaaaatcatatttGTATTTTGTGCATCATGGAAGTTTCAAATTAAGCAAATTTTATTggtttgtttctattttctataTTTGATTGCAGTGCATGCAACTAATGATTTCTTATGATAATAAAGATAACAAGACCATTGTCATCTTCTTTATTAGCATTAGGGTTTTGAGGATTTCTTGTTCAACTCTATAAGATTTGCTGAAGCTAAATTCAAGATATTTGAGGGATGATAGGTAACCCAGATATAATTCTGTATAAAGAAATGATAACTTccaatttctttttgattgCTAGTGTACCCACTACCCAATTATCGAGAACCCTTCGGGCCTGTCTGCTGAAGGCTAGTTGTACGGGCCCACCGACCATGAAGCCACCTCCATCGAGTGGTGGAGCCAAAGAGTGTCCAGAGGAAACATATGACCCTCAACCAACCAAGTTAAATTATTCGCTGAACAAAGCACCCTGCATCTGAATTTTATAGTTTTCTACATCTGGCTTACGCCTAACTGTTGTTTCTAAGACAATATTTATTCGGTTGTTTAACTTTACAAATTGTATAGACTTCTTCATAGATGATTATCTTGTGTAGTTTGAATTGTATTATCTAGTACAGCGCTTTCTAGAcagcttctctctcttctccaaaaAGTTAGTCTTTCTTCCTTCATTTTCCCCATAAGTTTCTGTACAAAAAATTATCGGAGGAGGGAGGAGCTCCCTCTTCCTTccattttcttcctttctccGCTTCGTTTTGGGTCACAAGTCTGCACACCGTCTTCCCCGGTGCTCCTGTAGTGGCTCTCCATAGTTGGTTCTCTCTTTTGGGTTATAGGGATTTGCAGCTCTTGttgcaggttttttttttttttttttttttagaggtgTCATTCCAGAGACCGGGCGGGTTTTGCCCGTGAACGGGTTTGATCCAACTTCTATCCGTGCCACCCTTGCTACTGTGGATCTCCTTCCGGTGTGTTGCTATTGTGTTTTCATTGTGGAGGTTCGAGCAGGTTTGAAGGACCTTATGAGGTCCGTGCCCCTTTCAATGCCTCATGGCTATACCGTCTCTACTACAAGAAGGGTTGAGGGATTTTTTGAGGTTCATACCCCTTCTCGCTCCACAAACCGTCTTAACTGACAACCGATTTTCTTGGTGTTTATGCTAAAAATTTATAGGATCGGTACATTCTCTTATGATATGATTGTATTGGGCTTATTGTTGGGTTGCCCtgaccttttttattttgatgttttctttcCCTTCCCCTCTGTATAttacaatagaaaaataataataataataataataaaataaaatgtatttgtcCAGGTTGAATTGGAAGCAGTGGCCTTCTCCAAACCTGTGCCCGAGCATTGgctcctaaaattttaaaactaaattctataaatattctctattaaacataaattccaaCGTGGTCCTCAAGAACTGTGgaaaatttaatagattaaaaaaaaaaaaa from Corylus avellana chromosome ca10, CavTom2PMs-1.0 includes:
- the LOC132164209 gene encoding mitogen-activated protein kinase kinase kinase 20-like gives rise to the protein MKRKAEDSMCGHGGSWVRGPIIGKGSFGSVFLATLKKSRSSFSCLPSAMAVKSAEVSVSASLQKEKEVLDNLKGCPYVIGCFGEEITTQDDGEMVYNLLLEYASGGTLADLIEKSDGCGLPESDVKRYTKSILKGLCHIHDCGYVHCDLKPANVLLVPTVCNCVAKIGDFGLAKRSAQSKQRRIDRLRGTPLYLAPETVIESVQELPSDIWALGCVVCEMLTAKSPWERAEELKTEDLLRLIGDQRELPKIPCGISDEARGFLKACLVRKPMCRFTAEMLMDHAFLAGVRELDDEELLDAASTDSDQISDCSSSSPSADWSLVSDDDNVDSAFCSWPKEVEDVQVQFIGRSDEKVSLLGSLCCSWPEEVEEDVQVQFIGKSDEKISLLGSLNCLTPTLPIGV